A section of the Hirschia baltica ATCC 49814 genome encodes:
- a CDS encoding SIMPL domain-containing protein, with translation MFIPFRHKNESTKQTSVLATLALSTACITLPLSAEAQIMQNTPQSMSVIQQETTLNLTGEGKIEVSPDIATISLGVNVEADTASQAMKQQSALMNKVFEALEKAKIADKDMQTGNISLSPRYDYSSSKNGPPKLTGYQATNTLGITVRKLDTLGSVLDSVVSAGGNTINSISFGLDDSSAALDAARKAAIADALAKAELYAEAAGYSVSRIITMNEAGNFSPSPQPVMMARMKASESASTPIAAGEVSYSSTMNVQFELVRK, from the coding sequence ATGTTTATCCCCTTTCGTCACAAAAACGAATCAACCAAACAAACAAGTGTTTTAGCAACTCTTGCCCTATCAACAGCATGCATCACCCTACCGCTAAGCGCAGAAGCACAAATCATGCAAAACACACCCCAATCCATGTCAGTCATTCAACAAGAAACAACCTTAAACCTGACAGGGGAAGGTAAGATTGAAGTCAGCCCAGATATTGCAACAATTTCATTAGGCGTAAACGTTGAAGCCGACACAGCTTCCCAAGCCATGAAACAACAATCTGCATTGATGAATAAAGTTTTTGAAGCCTTAGAAAAAGCAAAAATTGCAGACAAAGATATGCAGACTGGGAATATATCCTTAAGTCCGCGCTATGATTACAGCTCTAGTAAAAACGGCCCACCTAAGCTGACCGGCTATCAAGCAACTAACACATTAGGTATTACTGTCCGCAAACTCGACACACTCGGTTCTGTTCTAGATTCTGTCGTTTCAGCAGGCGGCAACACAATCAACTCAATATCATTTGGATTGGACGATTCGAGCGCCGCCCTAGATGCAGCCCGCAAAGCCGCCATTGCAGATGCTTTAGCAAAAGCTGAACTTTATGCGGAAGCAGCAGGATACTCTGTGTCCAGAATCATAACGATGAATGAGGCTGGTAATTTCTCGCCATCCCCGCAACCCGTTATGATGGCGCGCATGAAAGCCTCTGAATCAGCCAGCACACCAATAGCTGCTGGAGAAGTTTCCTATTCATCGACGATGAATGTTCAATTTGAGCTCGTTCGCAAATAG
- a CDS encoding DUF4198 domain-containing protein: protein MKLRLKPLLMAAAIGLAVSPAAQAHRMWILPSTFTLSGDEQIVTLDGAISNDLFFPNHVAMNLDNVVITAPDGSQSKPENGWKGEIRSTFDLKLDQQGTYKVAELGDFFFASWSEGDEKKRKRGSWEMFEKEGILAKEGVELSSSARRSETFVTLGAPTETAFKVTGVGIEMIPITHPNDVYQGEEASFTFLVDGKAVADLEVTIVKGNDRYRDVINEVKVKTDKDGVIKFTPEVAGRYWMSASSRKPGEKMGQEMMLRSGYSATFEALIP from the coding sequence ATGAAACTTAGATTGAAACCTCTACTCATGGCCGCAGCAATCGGTCTAGCTGTTTCTCCAGCAGCTCAGGCGCACAGAATGTGGATATTGCCATCGACGTTTACACTTTCAGGTGACGAGCAAATTGTAACACTTGATGGTGCTATCTCAAACGATCTGTTCTTCCCAAACCACGTGGCTATGAATTTGGACAATGTTGTGATTACAGCTCCAGACGGTTCGCAAAGTAAGCCAGAAAATGGGTGGAAGGGTGAAATCCGGTCTACATTTGACCTGAAGCTGGACCAACAGGGCACTTACAAAGTGGCAGAGCTGGGCGATTTTTTCTTTGCTTCTTGGAGTGAGGGTGACGAAAAAAAACGTAAACGTGGCAGTTGGGAAATGTTCGAAAAAGAAGGTATTCTGGCTAAAGAAGGTGTGGAGTTGTCTAGTTCTGCGCGCCGTTCGGAAACTTTCGTGACATTGGGCGCACCTACTGAAACCGCATTTAAAGTGACGGGTGTAGGAATAGAAATGATTCCCATCACACACCCCAATGATGTGTATCAAGGCGAAGAAGCTTCCTTTACATTTCTCGTCGATGGTAAAGCTGTCGCTGACTTGGAAGTGACGATTGTGAAGGGAAATGACCGTTACCGCGATGTGATCAACGAAGTGAAGGTCAAGACGGATAAAGATGGAGTAATCAAATTTACCCCAGAAGTTGCTGGCCGTTACTGGATGTCAGCTAGCTCTCGTAAGCCTGGTGAAAAGATGGGGCAGGAAATGATGTTGAGAAGCGGCTATTCCGCAACTTTTGAGGCGTTAATTCCCTGA
- a CDS encoding DUF2271 domain-containing protein, giving the protein MKLTLSGIGLALSAGSAHAEGLEVNVELPRFNVAEYHKPYVAIWIANADHSVAANLSVWYQQEDGPEGEGETWLKDMRQWWRRSGRSLDLPIDGVSSPTRAPGQHTLHFTNESAQLADLEAGDYVLCVEAAREVGGREVVKLPFTWKSDASQSVSVSGETELGNISLNIEP; this is encoded by the coding sequence ATGAAACTTACACTTTCAGGAATAGGCCTAGCACTTAGTGCAGGTTCTGCACACGCTGAAGGGCTAGAGGTGAATGTAGAACTGCCTCGCTTTAATGTGGCAGAATATCATAAGCCTTACGTTGCTATCTGGATTGCGAACGCAGATCACTCAGTCGCGGCGAATCTCTCTGTCTGGTATCAGCAAGAAGACGGACCTGAGGGTGAAGGTGAAACGTGGCTAAAAGATATGCGTCAGTGGTGGCGACGTTCTGGGCGTTCTTTGGATTTGCCAATTGATGGTGTGTCTAGCCCCACACGCGCACCTGGCCAGCACACGCTACACTTTACAAATGAATCCGCTCAGCTGGCTGACTTGGAAGCAGGTGATTATGTGCTTTGCGTCGAAGCTGCGCGAGAAGTGGGTGGTCGCGAAGTTGTAAAACTACCTTTTACTTGGAAATCAGACGCTAGCCAAAGTGTGTCAGTTTCAGGTGAAACTGAGCTTGGAAATATTTCTCTCAATATCGAACCGTAA
- a CDS encoding VOC family protein encodes MQMNQATLPLVNYDESVAFYKALGLRLIVDAPPRYARFECLPEAGQGEPATFSIAANGGEAVDASYPAIYFETPEVDKVVSKMKALDYEIVSQPEDKSYGWREAVILDPAGNRVRIYWGGKNRRFPNWRIEEDV; translated from the coding sequence ATGCAAATGAATCAGGCGACTTTGCCTTTGGTCAATTATGATGAGAGCGTTGCGTTTTATAAGGCCTTGGGATTACGCCTTATTGTCGATGCACCACCTCGATATGCGCGGTTTGAGTGCTTGCCAGAAGCAGGACAAGGAGAGCCAGCGACATTTTCCATAGCGGCAAATGGAGGCGAGGCCGTTGATGCATCCTATCCGGCCATTTATTTTGAGACGCCAGAAGTTGATAAGGTGGTGTCTAAAATGAAAGCCTTGGATTATGAAATTGTGTCTCAACCCGAAGATAAATCATATGGATGGCGTGAGGCAGTCATTCTTGATCCAGCAGGAAATAGAGTCCGTATTTATTGGGGTGGGAAGAATAGACGCTTTCCTAATTGGCGCATTGAAGAAGATGTATGA
- the panD gene encoding aspartate 1-decarboxylase, with amino-acid sequence MFLTMLRAKLHRATVTQCDLHYEGSISIDKDLLEASGILVNERVDIWNITNGARLSTYAIEAPSGSKTFGVNGAAARHFQLGDRIIIATFAQIEEEKARQHAPTVVMLDDNNNIVPHVA; translated from the coding sequence ATGTTTCTGACCATGTTGAGAGCGAAATTACACCGCGCAACAGTGACTCAGTGCGACCTTCATTATGAAGGCTCTATCTCTATAGATAAGGATTTGTTGGAAGCTTCTGGTATTCTTGTGAACGAACGCGTTGATATTTGGAATATTACCAATGGTGCGCGCCTATCGACATACGCCATTGAAGCGCCAAGTGGCTCAAAAACATTTGGTGTGAATGGAGCAGCAGCGCGTCACTTTCAATTGGGTGACCGTATAATTATAGCAACTTTTGCTCAGATTGAGGAAGAGAAAGCTCGTCAGCACGCACCGACTGTCGTGATGTTGGATGACAATAATAATATAGTTCCTCACGTCGCTTAA
- a CDS encoding VOC family protein, translating to MIRLEHVNLVVDEIEPTLDFLKIAFPDWKVRGGGEGIWSGKTRNWIHFGSEDHYITLNDNAEGDVRDLAGHTPGLAHVGFEVSEVDGLLQRVSDAGFEPHSITTDSEYRKSVYYRLPCGIEFEFIAYASDVYKERNEYEHASAEVSHGVAECK from the coding sequence ATGATTAGGCTTGAACATGTGAATTTGGTCGTCGATGAGATTGAGCCGACCTTGGATTTTTTAAAAATTGCGTTTCCCGACTGGAAAGTACGGGGGGGGGGAGAGGGTATCTGGTCAGGCAAAACAAGAAACTGGATTCATTTTGGTTCTGAGGATCATTACATTACATTGAACGATAATGCCGAAGGAGATGTACGTGATCTTGCAGGCCACACGCCAGGACTTGCTCATGTGGGGTTTGAGGTAAGTGAAGTGGATGGCTTATTACAACGCGTTTCAGATGCGGGATTTGAGCCGCATTCTATTACTACCGATAGTGAATACCGCAAAAGCGTCTACTATCGTTTGCCATGCGGTATAGAGTTTGAGTTCATTGCTTATGCAAGTGATGTGTATAAGGAACGCAATGAATATGAGCATGCATCAGCAGAAGTTAGTCACGGAGTTGCTGAATGCAAATGA
- a CDS encoding PepSY-associated TM helix domain-containing protein: MNVPILTQDLKAKKSARKKASNFWKKQARIWHWISGAICLIGMLLFAVTGITLNHAADIKTTPKISNAAVTSDEAMMGSVRALPLEGESVLPKDLVRYLRRELNVNTAGRSAELTDIDIYVGLPRAGGDAWLAIDRETGLVEYESTSRGAISYLNDLHKGRNTGTVWAVFLDVFSIATIFFCLTGLWLLQIHSKKRAITWPLTIGGLAVPVVILFFFAHG; the protein is encoded by the coding sequence ATGAATGTTCCTATCTTAACTCAAGATCTGAAAGCCAAGAAATCGGCACGGAAAAAGGCCTCCAATTTCTGGAAAAAGCAGGCGCGTATTTGGCACTGGATTTCAGGCGCGATTTGCCTGATCGGAATGCTGTTATTTGCGGTAACAGGTATCACGCTAAATCACGCAGCTGATATTAAAACGACTCCAAAAATTTCGAATGCTGCCGTTACTTCAGACGAAGCTATGATGGGAAGTGTGCGCGCATTACCTCTTGAAGGTGAGAGCGTGCTTCCAAAAGACTTAGTTCGATATCTGCGACGGGAATTAAACGTCAATACAGCGGGACGCAGCGCAGAATTAACCGATATTGATATCTATGTTGGTTTGCCGCGTGCGGGCGGCGATGCATGGCTGGCTATCGATCGAGAAACGGGATTGGTCGAATATGAGTCGACATCTCGTGGTGCGATCTCCTATCTCAATGATTTGCACAAAGGCCGCAATACAGGAACAGTTTGGGCAGTGTTTCTGGATGTGTTCTCAATTGCGACAATTTTCTTTTGTTTGACGGGCCTGTGGCTGCTTCAGATCCACTCTAAAAAACGTGCCATCACATGGCCGCTTACAATAGGCGGGTTGGCTGTGCCAGTCGTCATTCTTTTCTTTTTTGCACATGGATAA
- a CDS encoding Lrp/AsnC family transcriptional regulator yields MSLDLDSIDAKILDLIQRDAGMSVADIADAVGLSSSPCWRRIKRMEEQGLIERRVTLLNHAKLGLGFEVIANVKLSLPSRDNLEAFERAVSDWPEVVECITITGAVDYFIRIITTDIHAYDNFLRDKLLGLGLVSDIQSRIVVNVSKRTTAAPLGLISPFISDKTETE; encoded by the coding sequence ATGTCGCTTGATCTAGATTCCATTGATGCTAAAATACTCGACCTTATTCAACGTGATGCCGGAATGTCCGTTGCTGATATCGCCGATGCGGTAGGTTTATCTTCTTCCCCCTGCTGGCGCAGAATCAAACGCATGGAGGAACAAGGCCTTATCGAAAGACGTGTGACGCTATTAAACCATGCAAAATTAGGCCTTGGTTTTGAAGTGATCGCGAACGTCAAGCTATCCCTACCATCACGTGACAACCTTGAAGCCTTTGAACGCGCCGTTTCTGATTGGCCAGAAGTTGTTGAATGTATCACAATTACAGGCGCAGTTGATTATTTTATTCGAATCATCACGACCGATATTCACGCCTATGACAATTTTTTACGCGACAAACTTTTAGGCTTAGGCCTGGTTTCAGACATCCAATCTCGCATTGTCGTCAACGTATCCAAACGTACAACCGCTGCACCTCTTGGACTGATATCTCCATTCATCAGCGATAAAACCGAGACTGAATAA
- a CDS encoding energy transducer TonB, producing the protein MKKTNLFSAFLAVVASLAVVMPAAADVTVVKKVVPKYPTFAEKQEIEGTVELAFVILKDGSVDAIEVVNSTSPELFDASAVEAISQWQFEKSDTDENVGVTVNFEF; encoded by the coding sequence ATGAAAAAAACTAACTTGTTCTCCGCATTCCTCGCCGTAGTAGCTTCATTAGCTGTTGTAATGCCTGCCGCTGCAGATGTTACAGTTGTGAAAAAAGTTGTTCCAAAATATCCAACATTTGCTGAAAAACAAGAAATCGAAGGTACAGTTGAGCTTGCTTTCGTCATTCTTAAAGACGGTAGTGTTGACGCGATTGAAGTTGTTAACTCAACAAGCCCTGAGCTATTTGATGCTTCAGCTGTTGAAGCAATTTCTCAGTGGCAGTTTGAAAAAAGCGACACAGACGAAAACGTTGGTGTGACTGTAAACTTCGAATTCTAA
- a CDS encoding helix-turn-helix transcriptional regulator, with translation MMTNTSSHPASDSAASKARATRNAIIDSLKRDGPQSANNLAEQRKLTPMAVRLHLYDLHEEGLVDFTSERAQRGRPTKIWCLTDASSRIFPDAHQGLALEMISSMTSLFGEEGLKQVVDKHAENQCQRYKATLKEAKSLSIIQKLNKLAELRTNEGYIAEVRPDGDGFLFLENHCPICSAAQACQRLCSNELSVFKSVLGDSVEIDRIEHILTGARRCAYRVTSK, from the coding sequence ATGATGACAAACACCTCCTCCCATCCCGCTTCAGATAGTGCCGCTTCAAAAGCACGCGCTACCCGCAACGCAATTATTGATTCTTTAAAGAGAGATGGACCGCAGAGTGCAAATAACCTGGCAGAACAAAGAAAACTCACCCCAATGGCGGTGCGGCTTCACTTGTATGATTTACATGAAGAAGGACTTGTTGATTTTACATCCGAACGTGCCCAAAGGGGGCGTCCAACCAAGATCTGGTGTTTAACAGATGCTTCTTCTCGCATTTTTCCAGATGCACATCAGGGGCTTGCCCTTGAAATGATCAGCTCGATGACATCTCTATTTGGCGAAGAAGGATTAAAACAAGTAGTTGATAAACATGCTGAAAACCAATGCCAACGTTACAAGGCAACCCTAAAAGAAGCCAAGTCATTATCCATCATCCAAAAATTGAATAAACTGGCTGAATTGCGGACCAACGAAGGCTACATTGCCGAAGTGCGTCCTGATGGCGACGGCTTCCTATTTCTTGAAAACCACTGTCCTATTTGTTCAGCAGCTCAAGCCTGCCAACGCTTGTGTAGTAATGAACTCAGTGTCTTCAAATCTGTTCTGGGAGACAGCGTCGAGATTGATCGCATCGAGCATATTCTAACAGGTGCCCGACGCTGCGCATATCGCGTCACCTCGAAATAA
- a CDS encoding thiolase family protein has product MSDSVVIVGMARTPMGGLLGDLSAMSANELGAIAIKGALADAGVDGGDVQEVIMGNCLPGGQGQAPARQSVIKADMPEAVEATTINKMCGSGMQAAVMGRNALLAGEAQIVVVGGMESMTNAPHMISMRSGLKYGHGKTIDHMAKDGLEDAYEGNPMGVFADMVAGEYQFTREQQDAYAIETLARAQSATKEGRFKREITPVTVKTRKGDITVDEDQLPREARPDKIPALRPAFTKDGTVTAANASAISDGAAALVLMLESEATKRGLKPLARIVSTAAHAHEPKYFTTAPVPAIKKTLDKAGWKVDDVEVWEINEAFAVVPMIAMKELGISHDKVNVNGGACAMGHPIGASGARVIVTLLNAMEQKNASKGVASLCIGGGEGIALAVERI; this is encoded by the coding sequence ATGAGTGATTCAGTAGTTATAGTTGGTATGGCACGCACACCTATGGGTGGATTATTGGGTGACCTTTCCGCGATGTCAGCAAATGAACTTGGTGCAATAGCGATTAAAGGTGCGCTTGCTGATGCAGGTGTTGATGGCGGCGATGTTCAAGAAGTTATCATGGGAAATTGTCTTCCAGGTGGTCAAGGACAAGCGCCTGCGCGTCAATCCGTTATTAAAGCAGATATGCCTGAGGCTGTTGAAGCAACTACAATCAACAAAATGTGTGGTTCTGGAATGCAAGCTGCTGTTATGGGGCGTAATGCGCTTCTAGCAGGTGAGGCTCAGATCGTCGTCGTGGGCGGAATGGAAAGCATGACGAATGCGCCGCACATGATTTCTATGCGTTCTGGCTTGAAATATGGACACGGCAAGACGATTGATCACATGGCGAAAGATGGCCTTGAGGATGCATATGAAGGCAACCCAATGGGTGTGTTCGCAGATATGGTTGCGGGTGAGTATCAGTTCACACGTGAACAGCAGGATGCATACGCAATTGAGACGTTAGCGCGTGCACAATCGGCGACAAAAGAAGGACGCTTCAAACGCGAGATTACACCCGTGACGGTTAAAACTCGCAAAGGTGATATCACTGTTGATGAAGATCAGCTTCCACGCGAGGCGCGTCCTGATAAAATTCCTGCGCTTCGTCCGGCATTTACAAAAGATGGCACTGTGACTGCTGCCAATGCATCAGCGATTTCTGATGGAGCAGCGGCTTTAGTTTTAATGCTCGAATCAGAAGCAACCAAACGTGGTTTAAAACCTCTTGCGCGGATTGTAAGTACAGCGGCGCACGCGCATGAGCCAAAATATTTCACAACAGCTCCTGTGCCGGCGATCAAAAAGACTTTGGATAAAGCTGGTTGGAAAGTTGACGACGTTGAAGTTTGGGAAATCAATGAAGCATTTGCTGTGGTGCCGATGATCGCAATGAAAGAGCTTGGTATTTCTCATGACAAAGTGAATGTGAATGGCGGAGCTTGCGCAATGGGGCACCCAATCGGTGCTTCTGGTGCACGTGTTATCGTGACTTTGCTAAATGCTATGGAGCAGAAAAATGCTTCAAAGGGTGTGGCGTCGCTTTGTATTGGTGGCGGTGAAGGAATTGCATTGGCAGTTGAGCGAATTTAA
- a CDS encoding M28 family metallopeptidase, with product MRLKLIFALAAASVLGACASVEVSEEATIKNVEEILTPRAARIKADITYLASDELEGRETGSAGHALAVQYVINQFKEIGVAPAGEDGGYTQTVPFISVVRDEYGNAMQVINASGDVVEFIDGTDYVVYSSSKSPENVIEAPVVFAGYGVVAPEHGLTPYADIDVAGKIVAVLSGTPGGIQTEERAYYGAQVSREMSERGAIGVITLPTPKSVKRFPFARAVSSSTTRKSMKWIGKDGAPYTTAPNLAASAYLSDDGAAKLFDGSQMSWADIQTLIEDDAAKVPSFELPMYVRIEQKSTHSKIESQNVLGMIEGSDPELKDQVIVLSAHVDHIGITQKSMEEDVINNGALDNAAGVSTLLEAARIIKSGDAPRRSVMFAVVTGEEKGLLGAQYFTMNPTIERANIVGNVNLDMPVLTYDFTDVVAFGGERSTMKSAIEDAISEFGVTLGEDPFPAQGLFTRSDHYRFVEIGVPSVFLATGFENGGEEAWSNHFANNYHKPSDEVDNGLLFNVADKFASINAKIAMTLANQDERPMWVKDDFFGVKFEGVMVSD from the coding sequence ATGAGATTGAAGTTGATTTTTGCGCTAGCAGCGGCATCTGTTCTTGGTGCCTGCGCGAGCGTTGAGGTAAGTGAAGAGGCAACGATAAAGAATGTTGAAGAAATTCTTACGCCACGCGCTGCACGAATTAAAGCAGATATAACTTACCTAGCGAGTGATGAGCTTGAAGGCAGAGAGACAGGATCTGCCGGCCATGCATTAGCAGTCCAATATGTAATCAACCAATTTAAAGAAATTGGTGTTGCGCCTGCTGGAGAAGATGGTGGCTATACACAGACTGTTCCCTTTATCTCAGTCGTTAGAGATGAATATGGAAACGCGATGCAGGTCATAAATGCGTCCGGCGATGTCGTCGAATTCATAGATGGCACCGACTATGTTGTTTATTCTTCTTCTAAATCTCCTGAAAATGTCATTGAAGCTCCTGTTGTTTTTGCTGGCTATGGTGTGGTTGCGCCTGAGCATGGACTGACACCATATGCAGATATTGATGTTGCGGGTAAGATTGTGGCTGTTCTTTCAGGGACGCCAGGCGGCATTCAAACAGAAGAGCGCGCTTATTATGGTGCGCAAGTCTCTCGTGAAATGTCAGAACGCGGTGCAATTGGAGTTATAACGCTGCCAACGCCCAAAAGTGTAAAGCGTTTTCCATTTGCGCGCGCTGTTTCTAGCTCGACCACACGAAAATCTATGAAGTGGATTGGTAAAGACGGAGCACCATATACAACAGCACCTAATTTGGCGGCTTCAGCTTATTTGTCTGATGATGGGGCGGCGAAATTGTTTGACGGCTCACAGATGTCTTGGGCTGATATCCAAACATTGATTGAAGATGATGCAGCGAAAGTCCCGTCTTTTGAGCTTCCGATGTATGTGCGTATTGAGCAGAAGTCGACGCATAGCAAAATTGAGTCTCAAAATGTTTTGGGGATGATTGAAGGATCTGATCCTGAATTGAAAGATCAAGTGATCGTTTTGTCTGCGCATGTTGATCATATCGGGATTACGCAAAAGTCTATGGAAGAAGATGTCATCAATAATGGTGCATTGGATAATGCGGCGGGTGTATCCACGCTTTTGGAAGCGGCGCGCATTATTAAATCTGGCGACGCGCCGCGGCGTAGCGTGATGTTTGCTGTTGTGACGGGGGAAGAAAAAGGATTGTTGGGCGCTCAATACTTTACAATGAATCCAACAATTGAACGCGCAAACATTGTGGGCAATGTAAATCTGGATATGCCAGTGCTTACATATGATTTCACTGATGTCGTTGCCTTTGGTGGTGAGCGATCCACAATGAAGTCAGCGATTGAAGATGCTATCTCTGAATTTGGCGTTACTTTGGGCGAAGACCCTTTTCCGGCGCAAGGATTGTTTACGCGGTCTGATCATTATCGTTTCGTAGAAATTGGTGTGCCGTCGGTTTTCTTGGCGACTGGTTTTGAAAATGGTGGAGAAGAAGCTTGGAGCAATCATTTTGCCAATAACTACCACAAGCCTTCTGATGAAGTGGATAATGGGCTTTTATTTAACGTTGCAGACAAGTTTGCATCTATAAATGCAAAAATCGCGATGACATTGGCGAATCAAGATGAGCGTCCAATGTGGGTCAAAGATGATTTCTTTGGTGTCAAATTTGAAGGTGTCATGGTTTCAGACTAA
- a CDS encoding CDP-alcohol phosphatidyltransferase family protein — protein MKTMIPNALTLARFLLAPIVAWLMWKGFSIPHFAEYGPNAMNNSPETIAAAEALGTKYQLWAAILFVVAALTDLFDGMAARAWNAHSKFGRILDPIADKALVGLPLLTYVGMHRYFQGEFNYLILIPVLIIVGRDIFITILRLFAPDGEGAPVSNLAKYKTALELVAVAMPIFMQLPWIPASSALYWSWVIILCVAALLSAITGLGYLTASPTSKPKD, from the coding sequence ATGAAAACGATGATTCCAAACGCGCTAACGCTCGCTCGATTTTTACTAGCCCCGATTGTGGCCTGGCTGATGTGGAAAGGCTTTTCTATTCCGCATTTTGCCGAATACGGCCCCAATGCAATGAACAACTCACCAGAAACAATTGCTGCAGCTGAAGCGCTTGGCACAAAATACCAGTTATGGGCAGCGATCCTGTTTGTGGTTGCCGCACTAACGGACCTATTTGACGGCATGGCAGCGCGCGCGTGGAATGCACACTCCAAATTTGGTCGCATATTAGATCCTATTGCGGACAAAGCTTTGGTCGGCCTTCCCCTCCTTACCTATGTTGGTATGCACCGCTATTTTCAGGGTGAGTTCAACTATCTGATTCTCATTCCAGTGCTCATTATCGTGGGAAGAGACATCTTCATAACTATTCTTCGCCTCTTCGCCCCCGACGGTGAAGGTGCCCCTGTTTCCAATTTAGCAAAATACAAAACAGCTTTAGAATTGGTCGCGGTTGCTATGCCGATATTTATGCAGCTTCCTTGGATCCCAGCAAGCTCAGCATTATACTGGTCTTGGGTTATCATTTTGTGTGTTGCCGCATTGCTCTCAGCAATAACAGGGTTGGGATATTTAACAGCCTCACCAACGTCCAAACCTAAAGACTAA
- a CDS encoding DUF2959 domain-containing protein: MKRNSALRAALLSASILATTIITGCASAYYDTIETLTGMEKRDLLVERVEKAASSQEDAKEEFVSALDAFRAVVDIDGGELEDTYDRLNASYESADRQAERVRTRVKDVQIVSRDLFKEWRKELDQYSSASMRASSERQLVETEQRYEELERRMLKASQSMDPVLAVFKDRVLYLKHNLNSRAIAALEGEAEQIETDVSALIADMERSIAEADAFIKDMRGES; encoded by the coding sequence ATGAAACGTAATTCAGCACTGCGTGCCGCGCTTTTATCCGCGTCCATACTTGCAACGACAATCATCACTGGGTGTGCCTCAGCTTACTATGACACAATTGAAACCCTCACCGGGATGGAAAAGCGTGACTTATTAGTTGAGCGTGTGGAAAAGGCTGCTTCTTCGCAAGAGGATGCAAAAGAAGAGTTTGTGTCAGCTTTAGATGCTTTCCGGGCCGTGGTTGATATTGATGGGGGTGAGCTTGAAGATACTTATGATCGTTTGAATGCGTCATATGAAAGTGCTGATCGTCAAGCTGAGCGTGTTAGAACGCGTGTTAAAGATGTTCAGATCGTTTCAAGAGACTTATTCAAAGAATGGCGCAAAGAGTTGGATCAGTATTCTTCCGCCTCAATGCGCGCTTCAAGTGAGCGTCAATTGGTTGAAACTGAGCAGCGCTATGAAGAGTTAGAACGCAGAATGCTTAAGGCATCTCAGTCGATGGACCCTGTTTTAGCGGTGTTTAAGGATCGTGTTTTGTATCTGAAACATAACCTTAATTCCCGTGCAATCGCCGCACTAGAAGGGGAAGCTGAGCAAATTGAAACAGATGTATCTGCATTGATTGCAGATATGGAGCGTTCTATTGCAGAAGCAGATGCATTTATCAAAGATATGCGTGGTGAATCATAA
- a CDS encoding secondary thiamine-phosphate synthase enzyme YjbQ, with the protein MSDQHVFTVRTRGQGLYEFTGQIREFVTENEVESGLLTLFVQHTSCSILVQENADPSVQDDLREFFSRIVPSGDSKAMNWLTHTFEGPDDMPAHIKSALTPTSISIPIMSGNVALGQWQGVYIFEHRDLPMTRRIAAHISH; encoded by the coding sequence TTGAGTGATCAACACGTATTTACGGTGCGGACGCGTGGGCAAGGATTGTATGAATTTACCGGACAAATTCGAGAATTTGTGACAGAAAATGAAGTAGAATCAGGCCTGTTAACTTTGTTTGTTCAGCACACTTCATGTTCGATTCTGGTGCAAGAAAATGCTGATCCGAGTGTGCAGGATGATCTTCGTGAATTTTTCTCCAGAATTGTACCCAGCGGCGATAGCAAAGCCATGAATTGGCTAACGCATACATTTGAAGGCCCTGATGATATGCCGGCTCACATAAAATCTGCTCTTACTCCGACATCAATTTCTATTCCAATTATGTCAGGGAATGTCGCATTGGGGCAATGGCAAGGTGTTTATATTTTTGAGCATCGTGATTTACCGATGACAAGGCGTATTGCGGCTCATATTTCGCATTAG